In the genome of Nitrospinaceae bacterium, one region contains:
- a CDS encoding thioredoxin domain-containing protein, translating into MGGTPEIEKDPDVQVEWVSWEGRPPGQEFAGYSPEHKVENYKTNHKPLADKYDVPINLAGGNYRTTNAHMATFYARDMGKFKDFRDRIYKARWEDDLALDNPDVLAKCGEDVGLDGEEIKKVIAEKRYLAALHSQRAQGKSLGIFGIPSFVVQGKIFWGKDVIDDVKAEVSRLKKKKIVEQEKQDG; encoded by the coding sequence GTGGGTGGCACCCCCGAGATTGAAAAAGACCCGGACGTTCAAGTTGAATGGGTAAGCTGGGAGGGCCGCCCGCCCGGCCAGGAATTCGCCGGCTACTCACCCGAGCACAAAGTCGAGAACTACAAGACCAACCACAAACCCCTGGCCGACAAATATGATGTGCCCATCAATCTGGCCGGCGGCAACTACCGGACAACTAACGCCCATATGGCCACTTTCTATGCTCGCGACATGGGTAAGTTCAAGGATTTTCGCGACAGAATTTATAAGGCGCGCTGGGAGGATGATCTTGCGCTCGACAATCCCGACGTGCTTGCCAAATGCGGCGAAGATGTAGGCCTCGATGGCGAGGAGATCAAGAAAGTGATCGCCGAGAAACGGTACCTCGCCGCCCTTCACAGCCAGCGGGCCCAGGGCAAGAGCCTCGGTATTTTCGGCATCCCCTCGTTCGTCGTCCAGGGTAAAATTTTCTGGGGCAAGGATGTAATCGACGACGTGAAGGCTGAAGTTAGTCGGCTGAAAAAGAAAAAAATCGTAGAACAAGAAAAACAGGACGGCTAG